Proteins from a single region of Oncorhynchus keta strain PuntledgeMale-10-30-2019 chromosome 20, Oket_V2, whole genome shotgun sequence:
- the LOC127909817 gene encoding mucin-5AC-like, translating to MTTSVAPMTITVAPTTTTVATSTTTEASTTTNAALPTTVSPTTTTPAAPTATTTTTAPSTTATAAPTTTTAAPTTTIVAPMTPTTDASTTTSEAPMTTTTAAPTSTTTTIAPTTTTTEAPTTTVAPMTTTTAAPTTTTATPTTITTAPTTTTTTVPPSTTTTTTTVAPMTPTTAAPTTTTEAPTITTTAALTTTTVAPTTTTTAALTTTTTTPTTTTTTEAATTTTTPTTTTTTAAPTTTTVAPTTTTTAAPTTTTTTPTTTTTTPTTATTTTTTATTTPTTTTTTVPPMTTTAPTTTTVAPTTPTTAAPTTTTVAPTTTTAAPTSTTTTAAPTTTTTTETATTTTTSAPTTTTTTPTTTTTTPTMTTTPVAPTTTTTAAPTTTTVAPTTTTTAALTTTTTEAATTTTTSAPTTTTTTPTTATTTTTTATTTPTKTTTTNCSTYYDNYNRNCYNNHDFSTYYDNHNTYYDNHTCSSYDNHNCSSNYNNCRSYDHHNCSTYYDNHNFSAYHDNHNTYDDNHNCSSNYNNCSFYDHHNSPTTTSVAPTTTTTAALTTTTTTEAATTTTTSATYNDNYSSYDHNCSTYFNNYNCSAYYDNYNTYITYYDNHNTYYDDHNCTSYDYNNCSSNYNICSTYFNNYNCSTYYDRSSYDHHNCSTYYNNYNTY from the exons atgACAACAAGTGTAGCTcctatgacaataactgtagctcctactacaacaactgtagctacTTCGACAACAACTGAAGCTTCAACAACAACCAATGCAGCTCTTCCTACAACTGTAAGTCCTACGACCACTACACCAGCTGCACCAACTGCAACAACCACAACTACAGCACCTTCTACGACAGCAACTGCAGCTCcgacaaccacaactgcagctccaaCTACAACAATTGTAGCTCCTATGACCCCCACAACTGATGCTTCTACGACAACATCTGAAGCGCCTATGAccactacaactgcagcacctacttcaacaacaacaactataGCTCCTACGACCACCACAACTGAAGCTCCAACTACAACTGTAGCTCCTATgaccaccacaactgcagcacctactacgacaactgcaacACCTACTACGATAACcacagcacctactacgacaaccacaactgtaCCTCCTTCGACAACCacaactacaacaactgtagctcctatgACCCCCACAACTGCAGCACCGACAACTACAACTGAAGCTCCTACGATAACCACAACTGCGGCACttactacgacaactgtagctcctacgaccaccacaactgcagcacttactacaacaactacaacacctactacgacaactacaaCCGAAGCtgctacgacaaccacaacacctacgacgacaaccacaactgcagctccaactacaacaactgtagctcctacgaccaccacaactgcagcacctactacaacaactacaacacctactacgacaaccacaacacctaCTACGGCAACCACAACAACTACTACGGCAACCAcaacacctactacgacaaccacaactgtaCCTCCTATGACAACCACAGCTCcaactacaacaactgtagctcctacgacccccacaactgcagcacctacaacgacaactgtagctcctacgaccacaactgcagcacctacttcAACAactacaactgcagcacctactacgacaactacaaCTGAAACTGCTACAACAACCACGACttcagcacctactacgacaactacaacacctactacgacaaccacaacacctaCTATGACAACCACACCtgtagctcctacgacaaccacaactgcagctccaactacaacaactgtagctcctacgaccaccacaactgcagcactTACTACAACTACAACCGAAGCTGCTACGACAACCACGACTtcagcgcctactacgacaaccacaacacctaCTACGGCAACCACAACAACTACTACGGCAACCACAACACCTACTAAGACAACCACAACT aactgcagcacctactacgacaactacaaCCGAAACTGCTACAACAACCACGACttcagcacctactacgacaaccacaacacctaCTATGACAACCACACCtgtagctcctacgacaaccacaactgcagctccaaCTACAACAACTGTAGATCCTAcgaccaccacaactgcagcacttactacgacaaccacaacttcAGCGCCTACCACGACAACCACAACACTTACGacgacaaccacaactgcagctccaactacaacaactgtagcttctACGACCACCACAACT CTCCAACTACAACATCTGTAGCTCCTAcgaccaccacaactgcagcactTACTACGACAACTACAACCGAAGCTGCTACGACAACCACGACTtcagc cacctacaaCGACAACTATAGCTCCTACGACCACAACTGCAGCACATACTTCAACAACTACaactgcagcgcctactacgacaactacaaCACGTACAttacctactacgacaaccacaacacctaCTACGACGACCACAACTGTACCTCCTACGActacaacaactgcagctccaaCTACAACATCTGTAG cac